A genome region from Nocardia sp. NBC_01730 includes the following:
- a CDS encoding glycosyltransferase 87 family protein, with protein sequence MKEGSGVANPGEQPVAADAARAGSADSTSTTRTASLNLSSPQVRWLIAAIALFAVSALVSLLAHWWHGFIDLRVYRNGAQAWLDGRELYGPMPPVLGIGLPFTYPPLAVLLFAPLALMPLPIAEVLVVASSVLSLGITVWLVLARIRPELSRPAALTSVIGAVALAQFFEPIRQTFGFGQINLVLMAAITLDCLVRKPSWPRGMLIGIAVSVKLIPAGYLLYFLIRKDWKAAGTLIVSAIAAVGIGFVLFPSDSAEYWFHALADTDRIGPPYFAGNQSIKGMTFRLGVTNSVATLLWISLSLIAVALAAVWMRRLIGAGATVAALLVNAAAVLLVSPVSWSHHWVWIAPALVVTADTMVRGRRGPRLISTVAAFTVLLLIGPHWLLPHSTDRELDWAWWQQIIGSSYVLATLGVFVIAVATYRPVTSGVRKAASAAA encoded by the coding sequence GTGAAAGAAGGATCGGGGGTTGCGAATCCGGGTGAGCAACCGGTCGCCGCCGACGCCGCTCGCGCCGGGAGCGCGGATTCCACGTCTACCACCCGCACCGCATCGCTGAACCTTTCGTCGCCTCAGGTGCGCTGGCTGATTGCCGCCATTGCGCTATTCGCGGTGTCAGCGCTCGTCTCGCTGCTGGCGCACTGGTGGCACGGCTTCATCGATCTCCGGGTCTATCGCAACGGCGCCCAGGCCTGGCTGGACGGTCGCGAGTTGTACGGCCCGATGCCGCCCGTCCTCGGAATCGGGCTGCCGTTCACCTATCCCCCGCTGGCCGTTCTGCTCTTCGCTCCGCTTGCCCTGATGCCGCTGCCGATCGCCGAGGTCCTGGTGGTCGCCAGTTCCGTACTGAGTCTGGGTATCACGGTGTGGCTGGTGCTCGCGCGCATCCGCCCTGAACTGTCCAGGCCGGCCGCCCTGACATCGGTCATCGGCGCGGTAGCACTGGCGCAGTTCTTCGAGCCGATCCGCCAGACGTTCGGCTTCGGCCAGATCAATCTGGTGCTGATGGCCGCGATCACACTGGATTGCCTGGTGCGCAAGCCGTCGTGGCCGCGTGGCATGCTGATCGGCATCGCGGTGTCGGTGAAGCTGATCCCAGCCGGATATCTGCTGTACTTCCTGATTCGCAAGGACTGGAAGGCGGCAGGCACGCTCATCGTGTCCGCGATCGCGGCGGTCGGCATCGGATTCGTGCTGTTCCCGAGCGACTCGGCGGAGTACTGGTTCCACGCCCTCGCCGACACCGACCGGATCGGCCCGCCCTATTTCGCGGGCAACCAGTCCATCAAAGGGATGACATTCCGTCTAGGCGTCACCAATTCGGTGGCCACCCTGCTGTGGATCTCGCTCTCGCTGATCGCCGTCGCCCTCGCCGCGGTGTGGATGCGCAGGCTGATCGGCGCGGGCGCCACCGTCGCGGCGCTGCTGGTGAACGCCGCCGCCGTGCTGCTGGTCTCACCGGTGTCCTGGTCGCACCACTGGGTATGGATCGCGCCCGCGCTGGTGGTCACCGCTGACACGATGGTGCGCGGCAGGCGCGGGCCCCGTCTGATCAGTACCGTCGCGGCGTTCACCGTGTTACTCCTGATCGGCCCGCACTGGCTGCTGCCGCACTCCACCGACCGCGAGCTGGACTGGGCATGGTGGCAGCAGA
- the purL gene encoding phosphoribosylformylglycinamidine synthase subunit PurL codes for MTPQVDTVSAAAANPDVSQPHKELGLKDDEYARIKEILGRRPTDAELAMYSVMWSEHCSYKSSKVHLRYFGQTTTDEMRKSMLAGIGENAGVVDVGDGWAVTFKVESHNHPSYVEPYQGAATGVGGIVRDIMAMGARPIAVMDQLRFGAADAADTRRVVDGVVRGVGGYGNSLGLPNIGGETVFDASYQGNPLVNALCAGVMRVEDLHLAFASGTGNKIILFGARTGLDGIGGVSVLASDTFSDESDPASEGSLAGPDRQRSRKKLPSVQVGDPFTEKVLIECCLELYAAKLVVGIQDLGGAGLSCATSELAAAGDGGMHIELDKVPLRAANMTPAEVLSSESQERMCAVVSPENVDAFMAVCRKWDVLATVIGEVTDGDRLVVTWHGETVVDVPPRTVAHEGPVYERPVQRPDGQDALIADTPDKLTRPKTADELRATLLQMISSPQLCSRKWITEQYDRYVRGNTVLAEHADAGVIRIDEATGRGIALATDASGRYTKLDPYTGAQLALAEAFRNVATTGATPKAVTNCLNFGSPEDPGVMWQFQQAVRGLADGCVALGIPVTGGNVSFYNQTGRTAILPTPVVGVLGVLDDVHRRIPNGLGLEPGETLILLGDTRDEFGGSIWSQVAHDHLGGVPPRVDFAREQLLAEVLTAGSRDGMISAAHDLSEGGLAQTIVEAALAGETGCRILLPEDADPFVMLFSESTGRVLVAVPRSEETRFTRMCTARELPWVRIGVVDQGSDSVEVQGQFSITMDELRAAHEGTLPKLFGAGTI; via the coding sequence GTGACTCCGCAGGTCGACACCGTCAGCGCAGCCGCAGCAAACCCCGATGTGTCGCAACCCCACAAAGAACTAGGCCTCAAGGACGACGAGTACGCCCGCATCAAGGAAATCCTTGGTCGCAGGCCGACCGACGCCGAGCTTGCGATGTACTCCGTCATGTGGAGCGAGCACTGCTCCTACAAGTCTTCGAAGGTGCACCTGCGTTACTTCGGCCAGACCACCACGGACGAGATGCGCAAGTCCATGCTCGCCGGTATCGGCGAGAACGCGGGCGTGGTCGACGTCGGCGATGGTTGGGCGGTCACCTTCAAGGTGGAGAGCCACAACCACCCCTCCTACGTCGAGCCGTACCAGGGCGCGGCCACCGGGGTCGGCGGCATCGTGCGCGACATCATGGCGATGGGCGCGCGTCCGATCGCGGTGATGGACCAGCTGCGCTTCGGTGCGGCGGACGCGGCCGACACCCGTCGCGTGGTGGACGGCGTGGTGCGCGGCGTCGGCGGCTACGGCAACTCACTCGGCCTGCCGAACATCGGGGGCGAGACCGTGTTCGACGCCTCCTACCAGGGCAATCCGCTGGTGAACGCGCTGTGCGCAGGCGTGATGCGGGTCGAGGACCTGCACCTGGCCTTCGCCTCCGGGACCGGCAACAAGATCATCCTGTTCGGCGCGCGCACCGGCCTGGACGGCATCGGCGGCGTTTCGGTACTCGCCTCGGACACCTTCTCCGATGAATCGGATCCGGCTTCGGAAGGGTCGCTTGCGGGCCCCGACCGGCAGCGCAGCCGCAAGAAGTTGCCCTCGGTGCAGGTCGGTGACCCGTTCACCGAGAAGGTGCTCATCGAGTGTTGTCTCGAGCTGTACGCGGCGAAGCTTGTCGTCGGCATCCAGGACCTCGGCGGCGCCGGATTGTCCTGCGCCACTTCCGAGCTCGCGGCCGCTGGTGACGGCGGCATGCACATCGAACTGGACAAGGTTCCGCTGCGCGCGGCCAACATGACCCCCGCCGAGGTGCTCTCCAGCGAATCGCAGGAGCGCATGTGCGCGGTGGTCAGCCCGGAGAACGTGGACGCGTTCATGGCTGTTTGCCGCAAGTGGGACGTGCTGGCCACCGTGATCGGCGAGGTCACCGACGGCGACCGGCTCGTGGTCACCTGGCACGGCGAGACCGTCGTCGACGTGCCGCCGCGCACCGTCGCGCACGAGGGCCCGGTGTACGAGCGCCCGGTTCAGCGCCCCGACGGGCAGGACGCGTTGATCGCCGACACCCCCGACAAGCTGACCCGGCCGAAAACCGCCGATGAACTGCGCGCCACGCTGCTGCAGATGATCTCCAGCCCGCAGCTGTGCAGCCGCAAGTGGATCACCGAGCAGTACGACCGCTACGTGCGCGGCAACACCGTGCTCGCCGAGCACGCCGACGCGGGCGTCATCCGGATCGATGAGGCGACCGGCCGCGGCATCGCACTGGCTACCGACGCCTCCGGCCGCTACACCAAGCTGGACCCCTACACCGGTGCACAGCTCGCGCTGGCCGAGGCATTCCGCAATGTCGCCACCACCGGCGCGACTCCGAAGGCGGTCACCAACTGCCTCAACTTCGGTTCGCCGGAGGACCCGGGCGTGATGTGGCAGTTCCAGCAGGCCGTGCGCGGTCTCGCGGATGGCTGTGTGGCGCTGGGCATTCCGGTCACCGGCGGCAATGTGAGCTTCTACAACCAGACCGGCCGGACCGCGATCCTGCCGACCCCGGTGGTCGGCGTGCTCGGTGTGCTCGACGACGTGCACCGCCGCATTCCGAACGGGCTCGGCCTGGAGCCGGGCGAGACGCTGATCCTGCTCGGCGATACCCGCGACGAGTTCGGCGGCTCCATCTGGTCGCAGGTCGCGCACGACCACCTCGGCGGCGTCCCGCCGCGGGTCGACTTCGCCCGCGAGCAGTTGCTCGCCGAGGTCCTCACCGCCGGTTCGCGCGACGGCATGATCAGTGCGGCGCACGACCTTTCGGAGGGCGGGCTCGCACAGACCATCGTCGAGGCCGCGCTGGCCGGTGAGACCGGTTGCCGCATCCTGCTTCCCGAGGATGCCGACCCGTTCGTCATGCTGTTCTCCGAGTCGACGGGCCGGGTGCTCGTTGCCGTGCCACGTTCGGAGGAGACCAGGTTCACCCGCATGTGCACCGCCCGCGAACTGCCGTGGGTGCGCATCGGCGTGGTCGACCAGGGGTCGGATTCGGTCGAGGTGCAGGGCCAGTTCTCGATCACCATGGACGAGTTGCGTGCCGCGCACGAGGGCACACTGCCGAAGCTGTTCGGCGCAGGCACTATCTGA
- a CDS encoding alpha/beta hydrolase, whose translation MLETATTMQRLRKRGIGVVRRAEEIIDLNYVGLVVATVFFALSVTPSLLPRDWLFQGLISGVNAALGYGVGCLLEWLFRLWVRPRLKIPAPPTWVRYAVKSAILFTAALSAALMLVQSARWQREITALMGMEGTTTPAYLRTGLLSVAIGAAVVAVYRTGREIILFVARLLNRWVRVPRELAPAAGFLVLVVLAVTIFNGVASRAFFAVANSAFSVRNDHNSENAVQPRQPERSGSPASLAKWETLGFEGRWFVSHGPTASRITSVTGRPAEEPIRAYVGLESAGDGEEQAELAVSELERTGAFDRKVLVVVTTTGTGWVNSMATGAIEYMYGGDTAIVATQYSYLPSVLSFLADRGKATAAGKRLFDAVYLHWTARPPQLRPKLLVYGESLGSEGSEAAFDGLADLRTKVDGALWVGPPNSNRLWKQFVSRRDPGSREVEPLYADGLVVRFASDSADLARPSSEWRPPRIAYLQHASDPIVWWSPDLIFSQPDWLSEPRGSDVSSQMRWWPFVTFWQVAADLTNAQGVTDGHGHRYGSLVLDGWAAIAAPPDWTAEISERIRVELEAAEDYERTIK comes from the coding sequence GTGCTGGAGACCGCCACGACCATGCAGAGGCTGCGTAAGCGCGGCATCGGGGTCGTCCGGCGCGCCGAGGAGATCATCGACCTGAACTACGTCGGCCTTGTGGTCGCGACGGTATTTTTCGCGCTGTCGGTGACGCCGTCGCTGCTGCCGCGTGACTGGCTGTTCCAGGGGTTGATCAGCGGGGTCAACGCCGCGCTCGGGTACGGCGTCGGCTGTCTGCTGGAATGGTTGTTCCGGCTGTGGGTGCGGCCGCGGCTGAAGATTCCCGCGCCGCCCACCTGGGTGCGCTACGCAGTGAAGTCGGCCATCCTGTTCACCGCCGCGCTGAGCGCCGCGCTCATGCTCGTGCAGTCGGCACGCTGGCAGCGCGAGATCACCGCGCTGATGGGCATGGAGGGCACCACCACGCCCGCCTACCTGCGCACGGGTCTGCTGAGCGTGGCGATCGGCGCCGCGGTGGTCGCGGTGTACCGGACGGGGCGCGAGATCATCCTGTTCGTGGCTCGTCTGCTCAACCGGTGGGTGCGGGTGCCGCGTGAACTGGCGCCGGCGGCGGGGTTCCTCGTGCTGGTCGTGCTGGCCGTGACGATCTTCAACGGCGTGGCCTCGCGGGCGTTCTTCGCGGTGGCCAACTCGGCGTTCAGCGTGCGCAACGACCACAACTCGGAGAACGCGGTCCAGCCGCGGCAGCCGGAGCGCTCGGGCAGCCCGGCCTCGCTGGCGAAATGGGAGACACTCGGGTTCGAAGGTCGGTGGTTCGTCTCCCACGGCCCCACCGCGAGTCGCATCACCTCGGTCACCGGCAGGCCGGCCGAGGAACCGATCCGGGCCTACGTCGGTCTGGAATCCGCAGGAGATGGCGAGGAACAGGCCGAGCTGGCGGTGTCCGAGCTGGAACGGACCGGAGCGTTCGACCGGAAGGTGCTCGTGGTGGTCACCACGACCGGGACCGGGTGGGTGAACTCCATGGCGACCGGCGCGATCGAGTACATGTACGGCGGCGACACCGCCATCGTGGCCACGCAGTACTCGTATCTGCCCAGTGTGCTGTCGTTCCTTGCCGACCGTGGCAAGGCGACGGCCGCGGGTAAGCGCCTGTTCGACGCGGTGTACCTGCACTGGACGGCGCGACCGCCGCAGCTGCGGCCGAAGCTGCTGGTGTATGGGGAGAGCTTGGGTTCGGAGGGGTCCGAGGCCGCGTTCGACGGTTTGGCCGATCTGCGGACCAAGGTGGACGGCGCGCTGTGGGTCGGCCCGCCGAACTCGAACCGCTTATGGAAGCAGTTCGTTTCGCGCCGCGATCCGGGCTCGCGCGAGGTCGAGCCGCTGTACGCGGACGGGCTCGTCGTCCGGTTCGCCTCCGACAGCGCCGATCTGGCGCGGCCCTCGTCGGAATGGCGGCCGCCGCGCATCGCGTACCTGCAACACGCCTCCGACCCGATCGTCTGGTGGTCGCCGGATCTGATCTTCTCGCAGCCGGATTGGCTGTCCGAGCCGCGTGGGTCGGACGTGTCTTCGCAAATGCGCTGGTGGCCGTTCGTGACGTTCTGGCAGGTCGCCGCCGATCTCACCAACGCTCAGGGCGTCACCGACGGTCACGGGCACCGCTATGGCAGCCTGGTGCTTGACGGCTGGGCGGCCATCGCGGCGCCACCGGACTGGACCGCGGAGATCTCCGAGCGGATCCGGGTCGAGCTGGAGGCCGCGGAGGACTACGAGCGGACGATCAAGTGA
- a CDS encoding CPBP family intramembrane glutamic endopeptidase, with translation MSRLRVAGTAAAVAVPLAWSNWVLPRLGLGIRGRTAANAGFATGYALALHGRPNWCASRGVRYGLVSASVVAAGYAATLAIPSVRHRLGEFADRSPEVSAAEWVAVHIPIGTVYSEELVFRATLDPLLDKTFGTRVGALLGAATFGLWHIAPARAAGDSVPATIAATSVGGFVLGRLRRRAESATAPAFLHLAVNAGGAAASRLARRLGSFRRG, from the coding sequence GTGAGCCGCCTGCGTGTCGCGGGAACGGCCGCGGCTGTTGCCGTTCCGCTGGCCTGGAGCAACTGGGTGCTGCCCCGGCTCGGGCTCGGCATCCGTGGCCGGACCGCCGCCAACGCGGGTTTCGCCACCGGATACGCGCTGGCGCTGCACGGCAGGCCGAACTGGTGCGCGTCGCGTGGTGTGCGCTACGGGTTGGTCTCGGCCTCGGTGGTCGCCGCCGGTTACGCTGCGACCCTTGCCATTCCGTCGGTGCGGCATCGTCTGGGGGAATTCGCCGATCGGAGTCCTGAGGTGTCGGCCGCGGAGTGGGTTGCCGTGCACATCCCGATCGGCACCGTCTACAGCGAGGAACTCGTCTTCCGCGCCACCTTGGATCCCCTACTGGACAAGACTTTCGGCACACGAGTCGGTGCGCTGCTCGGCGCGGCGACCTTCGGGCTGTGGCATATTGCGCCCGCGCGTGCGGCGGGTGACAGTGTGCCCGCCACCATTGCCGCGACCTCGGTGGGCGGCTTCGTGCTCGGCCGACTGCGCCGTCGCGCCGAGAGCGCCACAGCCCCGGCTTTCCTGCATCTGGCCGTCAATGCCGGTGGAGCGGCCGCTTCTCGGCTCGCCCGTCGTCTCGGTTCGTTCCGCAGGGGCTGA
- a CDS encoding serine hydrolase domain-containing protein, with product MSNTVSWDVAGDWNVRGSWGTVDSSGRRFSVARWQARLDELRAAHHVPGASLAVLVDGQIYEIASGVLHRGTGAAVTNDSVFLCGSVAKVYTATMIMRLVDLGKLDLDAPVVGVLPEFGTPDPEATRRITIRQLLSHTGGVTNDFNHDTGRGDECLAEYVRAARDVALDCAPGTAMSYGSLGYVVLGRVIEVLTGKTWDQAVHDLLATPLGLGRLVTLPEQALRFRVAMSHLGEPGADPDPAPEWDLMPRSVAPAARVISSAGDMVRFARMHLDGGLAADGTRVLSAESVTAMQHREIDVPDKWTVSADGWGLGWTLYDWDGVKGFGHDGAAIGQYAYLRAVPEAGVAVALLTNGGGARQLYAALFRELLAELADVRMPDAFGPADPPVAVDIAPFVGTYRRAGVVITVTERADGTGHMRYEFVDGMAGVSPTLSMELTPVSPTVFAASGAGPSFSEDYMPVVFATLADGTECCYVGMRATPKQSTETA from the coding sequence ATGTCGAACACTGTGAGCTGGGACGTGGCGGGCGATTGGAATGTCCGAGGGAGTTGGGGGACCGTGGACTCGTCCGGTCGCCGGTTCTCCGTCGCACGGTGGCAGGCGCGGCTCGATGAGCTGCGTGCCGCGCACCACGTACCCGGCGCATCGCTCGCCGTGCTGGTCGACGGACAGATCTACGAGATCGCCAGTGGCGTCTTGCACCGAGGAACCGGAGCGGCCGTGACGAACGACTCGGTGTTCCTGTGCGGCTCGGTCGCCAAGGTCTACACCGCGACGATGATCATGCGGCTCGTGGACCTGGGCAAGCTCGACCTCGACGCTCCGGTCGTCGGCGTGCTGCCCGAGTTCGGCACACCCGACCCGGAGGCGACGCGGCGGATCACGATCCGGCAGCTGCTCAGCCACACCGGCGGCGTGACAAACGATTTCAACCACGACACCGGCCGTGGTGACGAATGCCTCGCCGAATATGTCAGGGCTGCACGGGATGTCGCGCTGGACTGCGCGCCGGGAACGGCGATGTCCTACGGCAGCCTCGGCTACGTGGTGCTCGGTCGGGTGATCGAAGTGCTTACCGGCAAGACCTGGGATCAGGCGGTACACGACCTGCTCGCCACCCCGCTGGGACTCGGGCGTCTGGTGACCCTGCCGGAGCAGGCGCTGCGGTTTCGCGTCGCCATGAGCCACCTCGGCGAGCCGGGCGCCGACCCGGATCCCGCGCCGGAGTGGGACCTCATGCCCCGCTCGGTCGCGCCGGCCGCGCGGGTGATCAGCTCGGCGGGCGACATGGTCCGCTTCGCCCGCATGCACCTCGATGGTGGGCTCGCCGCCGACGGCACCCGGGTTCTTTCCGCCGAGTCCGTCACGGCCATGCAGCATCGCGAGATCGACGTCCCGGACAAGTGGACGGTCAGCGCCGACGGCTGGGGTCTCGGCTGGACCCTGTACGACTGGGACGGCGTCAAAGGATTCGGCCACGACGGCGCCGCAATCGGCCAGTACGCCTATTTGCGGGCGGTACCGGAGGCGGGGGTCGCGGTTGCTCTGCTCACCAACGGTGGTGGCGCACGCCAGCTGTACGCGGCACTGTTCCGCGAGCTGCTCGCCGAGTTGGCGGACGTCCGTATGCCCGACGCGTTCGGCCCGGCCGACCCGCCGGTCGCGGTGGACATCGCCCCGTTCGTCGGCACCTACCGGCGCGCCGGAGTTGTCATCACCGTCACCGAACGTGCCGATGGCACCGGCCACATGCGCTACGAATTCGTCGACGGCATGGCGGGCGTGTCGCCGACACTGAGCATGGAACTGACTCCGGTCTCGCCCACCGTGTTCGCAGCCTCCGGCGCAGGGCCGTCTTTCAGCGAGGACTACATGCCGGTCGTCTTCGCCACCCTCGCCGACGGCACCGAATGCTGCTACGTCGGCATGCGGGCTACTCCGAAGCAGTCAACCGAGACTGCCTGA
- a CDS encoding sterol carrier family protein yields the protein MAPGELRAAVAAVSTWLRDDTAPAPARTELAAAVRTTARTLAANAPGHSVEVRVPPFVAVQCIEGPRHTRGTPPNVVETDPRTWLLLATGLLEFDAAVNSGAVSASGRRAAEVAHWLPFVRATSD from the coding sequence GTGGCCCCAGGGGAGCTGCGGGCCGCGGTGGCGGCGGTGAGCACATGGCTGCGGGACGACACCGCACCGGCCCCCGCGCGCACCGAACTCGCGGCGGCGGTACGCACCACCGCGCGCACCCTTGCCGCGAACGCCCCTGGGCACTCGGTGGAGGTCCGCGTTCCCCCCTTCGTCGCGGTGCAGTGCATCGAGGGTCCGCGGCATACCAGGGGAACCCCGCCGAACGTGGTGGAGACCGATCCGCGCACCTGGCTGTTGCTGGCCACCGGCCTGCTGGAGTTCGACGCGGCGGTGAATTCCGGTGCGGTCAGCGCCTCCGGACGCCGAGCAGCCGAGGTGGCGCACTGGCTGCCGTTCGTCCGAGCCACCAGTGACTGA
- a CDS encoding YhgE/Pip domain-containing protein, with the protein MVLAPIGVLTLLTALLGIMYLDYVIDPEKNLHDFPIALVNQDVGDTIGTADKPRQVNFGNQITDALAHGVPSDKVDLRVISINEAERQMQSGQVYGTIVVPSDFSKRLGILGVGSVIPGDIQRPIITLQTNPRTGAFGTQIVLRVGNEALTEVNKQVGKQLIDQVNAQLAPRPGSPPSPELSGATRVALAQPVQVVVQQYHPLPDGTGQGLIAFFYALLLLLAGVVGAMVIHTMIDAQLGFVPTEYGPWYVHYPPTPISRFKTLLIKWGVLVVAANIVSAVFLIVGELLDMPIDHPLALYLYSALAIIAVGATGLSMLASIGSAGLLVNLILFVILGLPSSGGTVPIEATPKYFGWLASFEPMHQVFLGVRSILYFDADFDAGLSRGVWMAVFGLAIGLVFGAVVTRFYDHKGLHRGNRVQA; encoded by the coding sequence ATGGTGCTCGCCCCGATCGGCGTGCTGACACTACTGACGGCACTGCTCGGCATCATGTATCTCGACTACGTCATCGATCCGGAAAAGAACCTGCACGACTTCCCGATCGCGCTGGTGAACCAGGATGTCGGCGACACCATCGGGACCGCGGACAAGCCGCGGCAAGTGAACTTCGGCAACCAGATCACCGACGCGCTGGCGCATGGCGTGCCGTCCGACAAGGTCGATCTGCGGGTGATCAGCATCAACGAGGCCGAGCGGCAGATGCAGTCCGGGCAGGTCTACGGCACGATCGTCGTCCCGAGCGATTTCAGCAAGCGGCTCGGCATTCTCGGTGTGGGCAGTGTCATACCCGGGGACATCCAGCGGCCGATCATCACGTTGCAGACCAACCCGCGCACCGGAGCGTTCGGCACCCAGATCGTGCTCCGGGTCGGCAACGAGGCGCTGACCGAGGTGAACAAGCAGGTCGGCAAGCAGCTGATTGATCAGGTGAACGCCCAGCTCGCGCCGCGGCCGGGCAGCCCGCCCTCGCCCGAACTATCCGGCGCCACCCGGGTCGCGCTCGCACAGCCGGTGCAAGTGGTGGTGCAGCAGTACCATCCGTTGCCCGACGGCACCGGGCAGGGCCTCATCGCATTCTTCTATGCGCTGCTGCTGTTGTTGGCCGGCGTGGTCGGCGCGATGGTCATCCACACCATGATCGATGCCCAACTCGGTTTCGTGCCCACCGAATACGGGCCGTGGTATGTGCACTATCCGCCAACGCCGATCTCACGCTTCAAGACGCTGCTGATCAAGTGGGGCGTGCTGGTGGTGGCCGCGAACATCGTCTCGGCGGTGTTCCTGATCGTCGGCGAGCTGCTGGACATGCCGATCGACCATCCGCTCGCGCTGTACCTCTACAGCGCGCTGGCCATCATCGCGGTGGGGGCGACCGGGCTGTCCATGCTCGCGTCGATCGGCTCGGCGGGATTGCTGGTGAACCTGATCCTGTTCGTCATCCTCGGCTTGCCCTCCTCCGGTGGCACCGTGCCGATCGAGGCGACGCCGAAGTACTTCGGCTGGCTGGCCTCGTTCGAGCCGATGCACCAGGTGTTCCTCGGTGTGCGGTCGATCCTCTACTTCGATGCCGATTTCGACGCGGGGTTGTCGCGCGGGGTGTGGATGGCGGTCTTCGGCCTTGCGATCGGACTGGTGTTCGGCGCTGTGGTCACCCGCTTCTACGACCACAAGGGACTGCACCGCGGCAATCGCGTCCAGGCATGA
- the purF gene encoding amidophosphoribosyltransferase, translating into MTNAELPVDSISATSLTAAPDVDENEPREECGVFGVWAPSEEVAKLTYYGLYALQHRGQEAAGIAVSDGSQILVFKDLGLVSQVFDEQTLAAMPGHIAVGHCRYSTTGGVTWENAQPIFRTTAVGSGLALGHNGNLVNTAELASRARELGLLAATVLHGRPQPAAATSDSDVMTALLAHAAADSSIEQAAMELLPTLKGAFCLTFMDEHTLYAARDPHGVRPLCLGRLERGWVVASETAALDIVGAAFVREIEPGELLAIDADGVRSMRFANPEPKGCVFEYVYLARPDSTIAGRSVHATRVEIGRRLAKEHPVEADLVIPVPESGTPAAVGYAQGSGVPYGQGLMKNAYVGRTFIQPSQTIRQLGIRLKLNPLREVIRGKRLIVVDDSIVRGNTQRALIRMLREAGALEIHVRIASPPVKWPCFYGIDFASRAELIANGAGTEGSFEDMVEGVRRSIGADTLGYISTEGMIAATEQPRSRLCCACFDGDYPIPLPTEAAIGKNVLEGMLTGQSESTLLSENANASALSRP; encoded by the coding sequence GTGACCAACGCCGAATTGCCGGTCGACAGCATTTCCGCCACCTCGCTTACCGCCGCCCCGGACGTGGACGAGAACGAGCCACGCGAGGAGTGTGGTGTGTTCGGAGTCTGGGCGCCGAGTGAAGAAGTGGCGAAGCTCACATATTACGGCCTGTACGCATTGCAGCACCGTGGGCAAGAGGCAGCGGGCATCGCGGTGTCGGACGGGTCGCAGATCCTCGTATTCAAGGATCTCGGTCTGGTCAGCCAAGTGTTCGACGAGCAGACGTTGGCCGCCATGCCGGGCCACATCGCCGTCGGTCACTGTCGCTACTCCACCACCGGGGGAGTGACCTGGGAGAACGCCCAGCCCATCTTCCGCACCACCGCGGTCGGTTCCGGACTTGCCTTGGGACACAATGGCAATCTGGTCAACACTGCCGAATTGGCAAGCCGCGCAAGAGAGCTCGGCCTGCTCGCGGCCACCGTCCTGCACGGGCGTCCGCAGCCCGCCGCGGCGACCTCGGACTCGGACGTGATGACCGCGCTGCTCGCGCACGCCGCGGCGGACTCCAGCATCGAGCAGGCCGCCATGGAACTGCTGCCCACCCTGAAGGGCGCGTTCTGCCTCACCTTCATGGACGAGCACACGCTGTACGCCGCGCGCGACCCGCACGGTGTGCGGCCGCTGTGCCTCGGCAGGCTGGAGCGTGGCTGGGTCGTTGCCAGTGAGACCGCCGCGCTGGACATCGTCGGCGCCGCGTTCGTGCGCGAGATCGAGCCGGGTGAACTGCTGGCGATCGATGCCGATGGCGTGCGCTCGATGCGCTTCGCCAACCCGGAGCCGAAGGGCTGCGTCTTCGAGTACGTGTATCTGGCCAGGCCGGACAGCACCATCGCGGGCCGCTCCGTGCACGCCACCCGGGTGGAGATCGGTCGCCGCCTCGCGAAGGAGCATCCGGTCGAGGCGGATCTGGTGATCCCGGTGCCGGAGTCCGGCACCCCCGCCGCCGTCGGCTACGCACAGGGTTCGGGTGTTCCCTACGGCCAGGGACTGATGAAGAATGCTTACGTCGGGCGTACCTTCATCCAGCCGAGCCAGACCATCCGTCAGCTGGGCATCCGGCTCAAGCTCAACCCGCTGCGCGAGGTCATCCGCGGCAAGCGCCTGATCGTCGTGGACGACTCCATCGTCCGCGGCAACACCCAGCGCGCGCTGATCCGGATGCTGCGTGAGGCGGGCGCGCTGGAGATCCACGTGCGGATCGCCTCGCCGCCGGTGAAGTGGCCGTGCTTCTACGGCATCGACTTCGCCTCGCGGGCGGAGCTGATCGCCAACGGCGCGGGCACGGAAGGCAGCTTCGAGGACATGGTCGAGGGCGTGCGCCGGTCGATCGGCGCCGACACGCTCGGCTACATCTCCACCGAGGGCATGATCGCCGCGACCGAGCAGCCACGCTCCCGGCTGTGCTGCGCGTGCTTCGACGGCGACTACCCGATCCCGCTGCCCACCGAGGCCGCTATCGGCAAGAACGTGCTCGAAGGCATGCTGACCGGGCAATCGGAGTCAACGTTGCTGAGCGAGAACGCGAATGCGAGCGCGCTGAGCCGTCCGTGA